The following are encoded in a window of Nitrospirota bacterium genomic DNA:
- a CDS encoding tetratricopeptide repeat protein has product MKRGIFLAFAAYALSLLSPHAACPAPSKSLLEKGIAEYHAENYDEALELFKKVLRRDPSSAQALLYLGATYKQMGQYRDAAGVYRAAAALDPPVRDAYPELIETLYMLNQLDEAKQWLARAEKAGPVSGRVAYFKGLILAKEGKSAEAIASFERAKALDGALVQIGDYQIAVLHATERRWSEAKKRLRAVIAVDPATAAASYAREYEAALSRSLAAYKPWQLSISAAYQYDDNVVLEPSAFISPNYQESVRRGGGTGDSALVNSVKIAYEPLLEGAWSLSAHYGLDSTVYREINELTYLSQSIFLTPGYAFERGAVSLSAGYYYSWLHEREYMGVLSLLPTVSVIVAPRHIVQFGFGYSKRDLRPQTAPDDNRDADLYTVSLGYLYQFAKERGLASLRYEYAVEDAEGNNWENLGNRIGVSMLLPLAEKVSVTTAGEVLWQDYRNIDSATLSGAEGFPGTPTKRKDRIYSGSAGVDWKPSKGLTVRVQYSYTRDDSNFTIYDFERNQYTAGLEYVF; this is encoded by the coding sequence GTGAAGAGAGGGATTTTCCTTGCATTTGCAGCATATGCCTTGTCGCTCCTGTCGCCGCATGCCGCCTGTCCCGCTCCGTCCAAGAGCCTCCTCGAGAAGGGGATCGCCGAGTACCATGCCGAGAATTACGATGAAGCGCTGGAGCTCTTCAAAAAGGTCCTGCGGCGCGACCCGTCGTCGGCACAGGCCCTGCTCTACCTGGGAGCGACGTATAAGCAGATGGGCCAGTACCGGGATGCCGCCGGGGTCTACCGCGCCGCGGCAGCGCTCGATCCGCCTGTCAGGGACGCTTACCCGGAGCTGATCGAGACGCTGTATATGCTCAACCAGCTCGATGAGGCAAAGCAGTGGCTGGCGAGAGCGGAAAAGGCAGGCCCTGTCTCCGGCCGCGTTGCGTATTTCAAAGGGCTGATCCTTGCGAAGGAGGGGAAGAGCGCTGAGGCGATCGCCTCTTTTGAGAGGGCGAAGGCTCTCGATGGAGCGCTTGTCCAGATCGGCGACTACCAGATCGCCGTACTCCACGCGACTGAGCGCAGATGGAGCGAGGCGAAGAAGAGGCTCCGGGCGGTGATCGCCGTCGACCCTGCCACCGCTGCCGCCTCGTATGCCAGGGAATACGAGGCAGCCCTCTCCAGAAGCCTGGCAGCCTATAAACCGTGGCAGCTCAGCATCAGCGCGGCATACCAGTATGACGATAACGTTGTCCTCGAGCCGTCGGCGTTTATCTCGCCGAACTACCAGGAGTCGGTCCGGAGGGGAGGAGGGACCGGCGACAGCGCCCTGGTCAACTCGGTCAAGATAGCGTATGAGCCCTTGCTCGAAGGCGCCTGGTCCCTCTCCGCTCACTACGGCCTCGACAGCACCGTCTACCGCGAGATCAACGAGCTCACTTATCTCTCGCAGTCGATCTTCCTGACGCCGGGATACGCCTTCGAGCGCGGGGCCGTCTCTCTCTCCGCCGGTTATTATTACTCCTGGCTGCATGAGCGCGAGTACATGGGTGTCCTCTCGCTGCTGCCGACCGTGAGCGTGATCGTCGCGCCCCGTCATATCGTCCAGTTCGGATTCGGCTACTCGAAGAGAGACCTGCGCCCGCAGACGGCTCCCGATGATAACAGGGACGCCGATCTGTATACCGTCTCGTTGGGGTACCTCTACCAGTTCGCGAAAGAGCGCGGTCTCGCCAGCCTCCGCTACGAGTATGCCGTCGAAGATGCGGAGGGAAACAACTGGGAGAATCTCGGCAACAGGATCGGCGTCAGCATGCTCCTGCCGCTCGCCGAAAAGGTGAGCGTCACGACGGCCGGAGAGGTGCTCTGGCAAGACTACCGGAATATCGACAGCGCCACCCTGTCGGGAGCCGAAGGCTTCCCCGGCACACCGACCAAGCGGAAAGACAGGATATATTCTGGCTCCGCAGGAGTGGATTGGAAACCCTCCAAGGGGCTTACCGTGCGGGTGCAGTATTCCTATACCAGGGACGACTCCAACTTTACGA